A region of the Pseudomonas sp. J452 genome:
GCGAGGGTGAGTTCGGCACCCTGTACGGCCACTTTGCGCGGGCCAATCCGCAATGGCGGGCCCTGGCTGACGGCGCCGAGGTGCTGGTGGTATTCCAGGGCGCCGAGGCCTATGTCAGCCCGAGCTTCTACCCGGCCAAGGCCGAGCACGGCAAGGTGGTGCCGACCTGGAACTACCAGGCGGTGCATGCCCATGGTCGCGCCGAGCTGTTCGACGAGCGCGAGCGCCTGCTGGCGCTGGTCAGCGCGTTGAGCGTCAAGCACGAACAGCGTCGCGAGCGGCCGTGGGCGGTGAGCGATGCGCCGGCCGACTATATCGACAGCATGCTGCGCGCCATCGTCGGCTTCGCCCTGCCGATCAGCCGCATCGAGGGCAGCTTCAAGCTCAGCCAGAACAAGAATGCCGCGGACTTCGCTGGGGTGCGCGACGGCTTGGCCGCGTCGCCGCAGGAAAGCGAGCGGTGCCTGGCCGAGTGCATGCAGCGCTTGCCCTGAGCGATTGATTGTCCTGCTTCGCTCCGCAGCAGAAGCACGGAGTGATTCTCTTGTAGGAGCCGGGGTGCCTATCTGAGTAGCCAGCGCAACGGGCCGCGGCGCAGCTGGCGGCGCAGCAGGGCGCGCAATTCGACCTCGCCCGTCTCGGGGTGGCGCAGCCAGTGCACGAAGGTGCGCAGGTAGACGGCAGTCAGCAGGCTTTCTTCGGCGATGCGGGAGAGGTGCAGGTTCTGCCGCAACGCGGCCTCGCGCCACCACTGTACGGTGCGGCTGATGCGCAGCAGGCCGCCGAACTGCAGGTGAAGATGCCCTGGCTCGAGCTTGTACAGCAGCATCTGCCCGGTCACCGCGCGGTGCGTGGCGAGGCTGGCCAGCCAGGCGACCAGCAGTTCCTCCAGGCGTTTTTCCGCGCTCAGGCCGGGCAGGTCGGCAGCTTTGGCGCGGGTCAGCAGGGCCTGGTCGGCGCGGTCGAACCAGGCTTCGACCAGGTCGTCCTTCTGTTGGTAGTGGCGGGCGATGGCGGCCAGGTCGCTGTCCAGTTCGGCGGCGACCTCATGCAGGTGCAGGCGTTCCCAGCCGCAGCGGTCGGCCAGGTGCAGGGCGCAGTCGAGAATCTGTGCGGCGGAAGGGTTCGAGCGTGGCATGGGGATTACCTCCGCTCGAAGTATGGACAGCCAGCCCGGCCGGGTACACCGGGCTGACAGGCGGAGACTCTAGGGTGCGAGTGCCCGGAAGCTCACCTTGCCCAGTACTTCCTCTTCATTGGAAGCCTGCAGGTCTATCAGATACCACTTGCCTTTCACGGTGCGGAAGCGGGCATTGAACAACAGCAGGCTGCCGGCTTCTCTTTCAATCAGGTAATAGCGCTTCTGATACACCTCGCCCTGAGATTTGCGCTTGATCGGGTGCATCTTGTAAATGCCGTCGCCATTTCTCCATTTTTCGAGAAAGGCTTTTGCCGCTCCGACATTGGATTCCTGACCACTGAATCTATGCGCCTCGAAGCTTCGTTCGAAACAACCATCAGTCAGCTCATTCTCGATACAGGCGATATAACCCGCCTCGAACTGGTCGAGATCGGCAATCGGTTCGCCGGCCAGGGCGGTGTGGCAGAACAGGCCGAGCGACAGCCCGGTCAACAGCTTCCTTGCGTTCATCTGAGTCATTCCTTGCTTTAGAAAAGGGCAGAGGCTTACAGCGCCTCCAATTTGGCGTAGCCGAGCATCAGCCACTTGCTGCCTTCGGCCTCGAAGTTGACCTGCACCCGTGCCTGGGCGCCGCTGCCTTCGAAGTTGAGGATCACCCCGTCGCCGAACAGCGCATGGCGCACGTGCTGGCCGAGGCGAAAGCCGGTGTCCGGGACTTCGGCGTTGGCGAACATGCTCATGCTGCTGGTGCCGCTGCTGCTGGAACTGCCGCTTCCATAAGGGCGGCTGACGCTGTTGGACAGGCGTACTTCCTGGATCAGCGCCGACGGAATCTCGCGGACGAAGCGCGAGACCTTGTTGTAGGTCTCGCTGCCGTACAGGCGGCGGGTCTCGGCGTAGGTCAGCACCAGGTGCTGCATGGCGCGGGTCACGCCGACATAGGCCAGGCGGCGTTCTTCCTCGAGGCGGCCGGGTTCTTCCAGGCTCATCTTGTGCGGGAACAGGCCTTCTTCCATGCCAACCAGGAACACCATGGGGAATTCCAGACCCTTGGCGCTGTGCAGGGTCATCAGCTGGATGCTTTCTTCGTGCTCGTCGGCCTGGGTGTCGCCGGCCTCCAGCGAGGCGTGGGTGAGGAAGGCCGCCAGCGGGCTCATCTCCTCTTCCTCGTTGTTCTCGAAGTTGCGTGCGGCGCTGACCAGTTCCTCGAGGTTTTCCACCCGCGCCTGGGCCTTCTCGCCTTTCTCGGCCTTGTGCCAGGCGATCAGCCCGCTCTGCTCGATGACCGTCTGCGCCATCAGGTGCAGGGGCATATCCAGCACCTTGGCGGCGAGGTTCTCGATCAGCTCGACGAAGGCGGCCAGGGCGCCGGCGGCGCGGCCAGGCAGGGCCTTGTTGGCGAGCAGCTGCTGCATCGCCGCCCACATCGACAGCTCGCTGTGGCGCGCGTGCTCGCGGATCGCCTCGATGGTCTTCTCGCCGACGCCACGGGTCGGCACGTTGATCACCCGCTCCAGCGCGGCATCGTTGTGCCGGCCTTCGAGCAGGCGCAGGTAGGCCACCGCGTTCTTGATCTCGGCGCGTTCGAAGAAGCGCTGGCCACCATAGATGCGGTAGGGAATCTTCTCGCGCAGCAGCGCTTCTTCGAGCACCCGTGACTGGGCGTTGGAGCGGTAGAGGATGGCGATTTCGCTGCGGCTGAGGCCGGTCTTCAGTGCGCGCTCGATGCTTTCCACCACGTAGCGCGCTTCGTCGTGCTCGTTGAACGCGGCGTACAGGCACAGCGGTTCGCCGTCGTCGCCGTCGGTCCACAGCTCCTTGCCCAGGCGCTCGTTGTTGTTGGCGATCAGGGCGTTGGCGGCCTTGAGGATGCCGGCGGTGGAGCGGTAGTTCTGCTCCAGGCGGATCATCTGTGCGTCGGGGAAGTCGCTGCTGTACTGCTGGATGTTCTCGATCTTGGCGCCGCGCCAGCCGTAGATCGATTGGTCGTCGTCGCCCACCACCATCAGGCTCTCGCCGCCTTTGGCGAGGAAGCGCAGCCAGGCGTATTGCACGGCGTTGGTGTCCTGGAACTCGTCGACCAGGATGTGCTTGAAGCGCTGCTGGTAGTGCGCCAGCAGGCCCGGGTTATCCCGCCACAGGTCGAGGGCGCGCAGCAGCAGCTCGGCGAAGTCGATCACCCCGGTGCGCGCGCAGGCCGCTTCGTAGGCCTCGTAGATCTTCAGCATGGTGGCGAGGAACAGGTCGCCGCCGGCCTGGATGTTCTTCGGCCGCAGGCCTTCGTCTTTCTGCCCGTTGATGAACCACTGGGCCTGCTTGGCCGGCCAGCGTTGCTCGTCCAGGCCCAGCTCGCGGATCACCCGCTTGACCAGGCGCTGCTGGTCGTCGGAATCGAGGATCTGGAAATTCTCGGCCAACCCGGCTTCCTGCCAGTGCGCGCGCAGGATGCGATGCGCCAGGCCGTGGAAGGTGCCGACCCACATGCCGTTGGGGTTGAGGCCGAGCATCTGTTCGATACGGTGGCGCATCTCGGCCGCCGCCTTGTTGGTGAAGGTCACCGACAGGATGCTGTAGGGCGAGGCGTTGACGATCTGGATCAGCCAGGCGATGCGGTGCACCAGCACGCGGGTCTTGCCCGAGCCGGCGCCGGCCAGCACCAGCTGGCGGCCGAGCGGGGCGGCCACGGCCTGGCACTGCGCATCGTTGAGGGAGGCGAGGAGAAGTTCTGGGTCGAAAAGGGCGGGATCATTTTGCATCGCGGCATTCTACGGGCCGGGGTCAGGAGCGGCAAACCGTGACCGCCGAGAGGGCAACAGTCAGTGAACAACCGTGCGCCGCTGGTCGATGACAGCTGTTAAAAAGCCACTATCAGGCTTGGGCGAGCGCTCTAGCTCGGGTATGCTCGGGAAAAGTCGGGCAAACCATTACAAGAAAATCGCCTATGACCACCCCTGTATTACCTACGGCGGCCCCTGCGTCGCCGCTTGATTCGCGCGCCATTCGCCAGCAGTTCGCCACCGAGATCGCGGTCGAGCGAACCCGCCTGCTCTATCAAGGTTCCCAGGTCCCCACCCTGTTCATGCTGCTTAACGGCCTGGCCTGTGCCGCGTTGCTGTGGGGCGGCGAGCAGAGCCTGCTGCTCGGTGGCTGGCTGATCTGGCTGGTGCTGCTGGCGGTATTGCGGCTGATCCAGATGGCGGCCTTCAACGCTGCCCTGCCGTCGCGCCAGGCCAGTCCGCAATGGCGGCGCATGTTTCTGCTGGGTGCCGGGCTGTCCGGGCTGACCCTGGCTTTTGCGGCGGTGTATCTGGTGCCGGCCGATCGCTTCGTGCTGCAGGCACTGGTCTATGGTCTGATCGCCGCGGCCATCCTCTCCGCCAGCGTGGCCTATGCGGTCAGCCGCGCGGCATTTCTGGTATTTGCCCTGCCGTGTCTGGTACCGCCGATCATCTTTCTGCTGCTCAGTGACAGCAGCCGTCAACAGGGCTGGGGCATGCTCGGCCTGATCCTGCTGCTGAGCCTGGGTGTGGTGGCCTGGCAGGTCAA
Encoded here:
- a CDS encoding TetR/AcrR family transcriptional regulator produces the protein MPRSNPSAAQILDCALHLADRCGWERLHLHEVAAELDSDLAAIARHYQQKDDLVEAWFDRADQALLTRAKAADLPGLSAEKRLEELLVAWLASLATHRAVTGQMLLYKLEPGHLHLQFGGLLRISRTVQWWREAALRQNLHLSRIAEESLLTAVYLRTFVHWLRHPETGEVELRALLRRQLRRGPLRWLLR
- a CDS encoding FMN-binding negative transcriptional regulator, producing the protein MYIPKAFAVSELAELHGLIEHSGVASVISHGEQGLQASHLPLLLVPGEGEFGTLYGHFARANPQWRALADGAEVLVVFQGAEAYVSPSFYPAKAEHGKVVPTWNYQAVHAHGRAELFDERERLLALVSALSVKHEQRRERPWAVSDAPADYIDSMLRAIVGFALPISRIEGSFKLSQNKNAADFAGVRDGLAASPQESERCLAECMQRLP
- the uvrD gene encoding DNA helicase II codes for the protein MQNDPALFDPELLLASLNDAQCQAVAAPLGRQLVLAGAGSGKTRVLVHRIAWLIQIVNASPYSILSVTFTNKAAAEMRHRIEQMLGLNPNGMWVGTFHGLAHRILRAHWQEAGLAENFQILDSDDQQRLVKRVIRELGLDEQRWPAKQAQWFINGQKDEGLRPKNIQAGGDLFLATMLKIYEAYEAACARTGVIDFAELLLRALDLWRDNPGLLAHYQQRFKHILVDEFQDTNAVQYAWLRFLAKGGESLMVVGDDDQSIYGWRGAKIENIQQYSSDFPDAQMIRLEQNYRSTAGILKAANALIANNNERLGKELWTDGDDGEPLCLYAAFNEHDEARYVVESIERALKTGLSRSEIAILYRSNAQSRVLEEALLREKIPYRIYGGQRFFERAEIKNAVAYLRLLEGRHNDAALERVINVPTRGVGEKTIEAIREHARHSELSMWAAMQQLLANKALPGRAAGALAAFVELIENLAAKVLDMPLHLMAQTVIEQSGLIAWHKAEKGEKAQARVENLEELVSAARNFENNEEEEMSPLAAFLTHASLEAGDTQADEHEESIQLMTLHSAKGLEFPMVFLVGMEEGLFPHKMSLEEPGRLEEERRLAYVGVTRAMQHLVLTYAETRRLYGSETYNKVSRFVREIPSALIQEVRLSNSVSRPYGSGSSSSSGTSSMSMFANAEVPDTGFRLGQHVRHALFGDGVILNFEGSGAQARVQVNFEAEGSKWLMLGYAKLEAL